In the Oceanidesulfovibrio indonesiensis genome, CCTTCTTCTTCTGCCTGCCGATTGCGCTGGCCATTGCGGTGACTGGGGTGGCGGCAAAATACCTGCACCCGGAAATTAACAGCCTGTAGGCAATGCCGATTTGCCTGCAGGACATGAACCCGTGGCTGGCCGGCCTGGTCACCACCTCTCTGGTGGCGTCTATTTTCGTCAGCGTCAGTACCGTGGCGCTGGCTATCGCCTCCCTGGTGGTAAAAGACTTTTACGTGCCGATGCGCAAACCAACGCCCGATCAGGAGTTTAAGGCCACCCGCTGGATCTCCCTGCTGATTGGTTTCCTGCCGCTGATTTTTGTTCTGCTGGTACCTGAAGTCCTGAAGCTCTCGTTCTTTACCCGCGCCATTCGCCTTTCGATTTCCGTGGTGGCCGTTATTGCGTTTTA is a window encoding:
- a CDS encoding sodium:solute symporter family transporter, which encodes MNPWLAGLVTTSLVASIFVSVSTVALAIASLVVKDFYVPMRKPTPDQEFKATRWISLLIGFLPLIFVLLVPEVLKLSFFTRAIRLSISVVAVIAFYAPFFRSTRGANAGLIGACVVTSVWYLLGDPFGINNMYIA